Proteins encoded within one genomic window of Salipaludibacillus agaradhaerens:
- a CDS encoding DUF523 domain-containing protein, giving the protein MILVSACLAGENVRYNGTNSLNTKIRQLVEAGQATMVCPELLGGFSTPREPAEIIDGTGEDVLDGKASVIERSGRDVTELYIKGAYLTLEQANILQAKLVVLKEFSPSCGSRSIYNGTFDGVTGTGNGVTAALLARSGFQVISEEEFVKIHS; this is encoded by the coding sequence ATGATTCTTGTCAGTGCGTGTTTAGCCGGAGAAAATGTCAGGTATAACGGGACAAATAGCTTAAATACAAAAATACGTCAACTAGTAGAAGCAGGACAAGCGACCATGGTTTGTCCTGAATTATTAGGGGGTTTTTCAACCCCACGAGAGCCAGCGGAAATTATTGATGGAACAGGAGAAGATGTGCTTGACGGTAAAGCGTCTGTCATAGAAAGATCAGGTCGAGATGTGACAGAACTTTATATTAAGGGCGCATACTTGACATTAGAGCAAGCAAATATCTTACAAGCTAAACTAGTCGTACTAAAGGAATTTAGTCCATCTTGCGGTTCTAGGTCTATATATAACGGGACTTTTGATGGCGTTACGGGAACTGGAAATGGTGTAACGGCAGCTTTATTAGCCCGATCGGGGTTTCAGGTCATATCCGAAGAAGAATTCGTTAAAATACATAGTTGA